TATCGGTAGGGGAGCATTGTAGTGTCGTCGAAGGTGTGATGTGAGTCATGCTGGAGAAGCTACAAAAGAAAATGTAGGCATAAGTAACGATAATGCGGGCGAGAAACCCGCACACCGAAAGACTAAGGTTTCCTCAGCTATGCTAATCAGCTGAGGGTTAGTCGGGACCTAACGCGAACCCGAAAGGGGTAGTGGATGGACAACAGGTTAATATTCCTGTACCTGCTCTCATTAAAAGTGACGGAGGCGAAAAGTTAGTGCGCACAGACGGAATTGTGCGTTGAAGCGAGTGGTAACACCGCGATAGTACACTGAGACTTCGGTCAAGGTGATAATCTAGCAAATCGACTTCCAAGAAAAGCAAGAGAAGCAGCCCGTACCCTAAACCGACACAGGTAGTTGGGATGAGAATTCTAAGGTGCTCGAGAGATTCATGGCTAAGGAATTAGGCAAAATAGACTCGTAACTTCGGGAGAAGAGTCGCCACCCTTCGGGGTGGCCGCAGTGAAAAGGTCCAGGCGACTGTTTATCAAAAACACAGGGCTATGCTAAATTGAAAGATGATGTATATGGCCTGACACCTGCCCGGTGCTGGAAGGTTAAGTGGAGATGTTAGCTTCGGCGAAGCATTCAAATGAAGCCCCAGTAAACGGCGGCCGTAACTATAACGGTCCTAAGGTAGCGAAATTCCTTGTCGGGTAAGTTCCGACCTGCACGAATGGTGCAACGATCTGGACACTGTCTCAGCCATGAGCTCGGTGAAATTGTAGTATCGGTGAAGATGCCGATTACCCGCTGTGGGACGAAAAGACCCCGTGCACCTTTACTATAGCTTAGTATTGGTTTTGGATAAGTAATGTGTAGGATAGGTGGGAGACTTTGAAGCGGCGTCGCTAGGCGTTGTGGAGTCATTGTTGAAATACCACCCTTTGCTTATCTAGAGTCTAACCTTCTATTGAAGGGACAGTGCTTGGTGGGTAGTTTGACTGGGGTGGTCGCCTCCAAAAGAGTAACGGAGGCTTCTAAAGGTTCCCTCAGCACGGTTGGTAATCGTGCGTAGAGTGCAATGGCATAAGGGAGCTTGACTGAGAGACCTACAAGTCGATCAGGTACGAAAGTAGAGCATAGTGATCCGGTGGTTCCGTATGGAAGGGCCATCGCTCAAAGGATAAAAGGTACGCCGGGGATAACAGGCTGATCTCCCCCAAGAGCTCATATCGACGGGGGGGTTTGGCACCTCGATGTCGGCTCGTCACATCCTGGGGCTGGAGAAGGTCCCAAGGGTTGGGCTGTTCGCCCATTAAAGTGGCACGCGAGCTGGGTTCAGAACGTCGTGAGACAGTTCGGTCTCTATCTACAGTGGGCGTTAGAAATTTGAGTGGATCTGACTCTAGTACGAGAGGACCGAGTTGGACTAACCTCTGGTGTATCAGTTGTTCCGCCAGGAGCATTGCTGAGTAGCTACGTTGGGAAGGGATAAGCGCTGAAAGCATATAAGCGCGAAACCCACCACAAGATGAGATTTCTTTAAAGGGTCGTGGAAGATTACCACGTTGATAGGCTATAGGTGTAAAGGCAGTAATGTCATAGCCAAGTAGTACTAATAACCCATAGGCTTATTGTACGCCTGTTTTTTTAAAAGTTATACAATTAGAAGTATTATAAAATAAGTTCATGATTTTTGTTTCAATATGTTAAGATATTTGTTTATCCAAAGCGATAAACGCTGTATGCTAAAGGATTTAGATCTAATAGCGAGCAGCTATAACTTAAGGTGGTTATAGCGATGGGGCTCACCTCTTACCATTCCGAACAGAGAAGTTAAGCCCATTAGCGCCGATGGTACTGCATTTGTGGGAGAGTAGGTCGTTGCCTTTTTTATTCCTCAACATTTATTTGTTGAGGATTTTTTTTGCAATAAACTCAACCTAAATAATTATTGGTAAGGTGTAATCTAGAAGGGAATATGCTTAGTTATATTTCTGCGTAAGCGATATTGTTCTGTTGGTTATGAGCTAGTTTTATAAGGATATATTAGAACTATTGTATTTAATACATTAATAAATAGAAAAATACGTATAACTACGCATTTCTTGTAAGTAGTATTTGTCTTATATTTGTATTGCTATTAATTAGTTCTTAGGGAGAATTAATGAAAACTCTGAATCGTAATGATTTGGAGTTTTCGCCTTTTACAGACTTTCTTTTTTATAACATGCCTGATTTATGTAATTGGTAAGGTTAGCAATTGAGAATTAATAAGTTTTATAGTTATCTACGCGCTATTTTTAAACTAATTTAAAAGGTTTTTTTAACTTTTTGTACATTTACTCCAAGTAATTAGCCTTATTATAGTGCATGGTGTATTTTATGTTGCAGTTTTAATTTGTGGCTCAATAGTTGATTTAATCTTTAAGGAAATCTTGAAAAGTATTATTTTATGAAAAGTATATTTATAATTATTGCAGTTTTAGCTTTAAACATAACTAAAGCTCAAATATTAGAGCCTGTTAAATGGGAGACTTCAGTTAATAGGGTATCAGATACTGAATTTGATTTAATAGCAACTGCAACTATAGACTCTGGTTGGCATTTATATTCACAAACGGTTCCAGAGGATGGACCTATAGCAACGAGTTTTAGTTTTGATGGAAATGGTAAATTTCTTAAAAAGGGAAATACTAAAGAAGATGAAGGTCATGTGGTAGATGATCCTATTTTTAGTATTAAGATAAAATATTTTGATGATAAGGCTACCTTTAAACAGCGTATAAAGGTCAAAACAAAAAAAAGCTTTACTGTAGAAGGCGTGGTTAATTTTATGGTATGTAACGATAGTAGATGCTTATCTCCAACAGAAGAGGATTTGTTGTTTACGGTTGAGTAATTGAGCCTTTAAAAGTTATACTTATGTTCTTATTAATATTACGGAAATAGTATTTGATATTGTTATATAAAAAAAGTGATCAACTTAGTTGATCACTTTTTTTATTATTTAAACTTTACTCGTAGATGTTACAATCCGAAAGCGGCTTTTACTTTATCTACATAATCTAATTTCTCCCAAGTAAATAATTCAACATCTAATGTTATTGATTCACCATTTGGTTGTGAGAATGATTTAGTAACTGTTTCATTTTTACGTCCCATATGGCCGTATGCAGCGGTTTCGCTATATATAGGAGCTCTTAGCTTTAAACGCTCTTCAATAGCAAATGGACGCATATCAAACAGTTCTGTTACTTTTTGTGCAATCTCTCCATCGGTCATGTTAAAGGTACAGGTTCCGTAAGTATCTATAAAGATTCCCATAGGTTCTACAACACCGATAGCATAACTAACTTGTACTAAAACTTCACTAGCAACACCTGCTGCTACTAAATTTTTAGCAATATGTCGTGTAGCATATGCAGCACTTCTGTCTACTTTACTTGGGTCTTTTCCAGAAAAAGCACCACCACCGTGTGCACCTTTCCCACCGTAAGTATCTACAATAATTTTTCTACCCGTTAAACCAGTATCACCATGCGGTCCACCGATTACAAATTTACCGGTAGGATTGATATGATATTTAATATCGTTGTTGAATAAATTTTGAATAGCTTCAGGTAAATCTGCAACTACACGTGGAATTAAAATTTCAACTATATCTTTTCTAATTTTAGCAAGCATTACGTCATCCGCATCAAAATCGTCATGTTGTGTAGAAACAACAATCGCATCAATACGTTGTGGTACATTATCATCGCTATATTCAATAGTTACTTGACTTTTAGAATCTGGTCTTAAGTAAGTAATGTCTTTATTTTCGCGACGTAATTCAGCTAAAACTTTTAGAATTCTATGAGATAGATCTAAAGCTAATGGCATAAAGTTTTCTGTTTCGTTACTAGCGTAACCAAACATCATACCTTGATCTCCTGCACCTTGTTCTTCTTTAGTACCACGATCTACACCTTGGCTAATATCGTCTGATTGTTCGTGTATAGCAGAAAGCACACCACACGAATTTCCATCAAACATATATTCACCTTTGGTGTATCCAATTTTGTTAATGGTATCTCTAGCGATTTTTTGAACGTCCAAATAAGTCGTCGATTTAACTTCGCCAGCAAGCACTACTTGTCCAGTAGTAACTAGAGTTTCACATGCTACTTTTGATTCGGTATCAAAAGCTAAAAAATTGTCGATTAACGCATCACTAATCTGATCCGCCACCTTATCTGGGTGTCCTTCAGAAACACTTTCCGAAGTAAATAAATAAGCCATATTATATTATTTTATAGCAAGATTTGACGAAAACGTCGAAGGAAGTTTACACTGCCTTTAGCATTTTTATTTGTAAAAAATTAATTTCAATGTTTTTGAAACTTTATTTAGTACAAAGAGGTTGCAATCAGTCAAATCTTTCCTCTGTTATATGTGGCTGCAAAAATAGAAAAATAAAAGGAATTGCGAATTCATTTAGAGTTTTTTAACCTAAAATTTGCTTAATAAGTTTTATTTATAAATATTTGATGAATCTAATCTTCAGCAACACCTATATACAGAATGTTTTGGGGAAGAACGATTGAATTTATAATATAGGATGAAAAAGAACTCTTTAATTAAAACGTCTATTAATGTCATTGTGATTATTTCATGATGCACTCGGAACGTTTTTTTAAATCTTAATATGTTAAAAAGCCTTCCTTTTAGAGAAGGCTTTTTTTATTGTAAATTTTTGATTTTTTGGACATAGTAAAAATATCGAATTAAATAATTGATAATCAAGTAGTTGATAGGTGTTTTAGGTTTGTGAATTTAACCTAAAAAACGAATTATAAATCGTTTTAAATGGCTAATAAATTAATTTCGAGCATTATTTCAAAGAATGAAGAGTTTTTAATGAAATTCATAAAAACCTAAATTATTAAAATAAAAATACAGTAAAAGATAAAATTATCCGCAACAAAAATGAAGGAACTCAATAAACATAGTAAAAGGTTAACTCAAGATGAATCTCAACCTGCATCTCAAGCGATGTTATACGCGGTAGGTTTGACTGATGAAGATATGAAAAAAGCCCAAGTGGGTATTGCTAGTACAGGTTACGATGGTAATCCTTGTAATATGCATTTGAATAACTTGGCTGCTGAAGTGAAAATTGAGTGTAAAATAGCAGATTTAGTAGGTTTAGGGTTTAATACTATTGGTGTTTCCGATGGTATTTCTATGGGAACTTCAGGAATGAATTACTCTTTAGCTTCTCGTGACATTATCGCCGATTCTATTGAAACGGTTATGAATGCACAAAGTTATGATGCTTTAATCTCTGTTGTTGGTTGTGATAAAAATATGCCAGGAGCTGTTATTGCTATGTTACGTTTAAATCGTCCGTCTATAATGATGTATGGAGGAACAATAGCATCAGGAAAATATAAAGGAAGAAAATTAAATATTGTTTCTGCTTTTGAGGCCTTAGGTCAAAAAGTAGCAGGAGAGATTGGTGAAGAAGAATACAGAGAAATTATAAAAAGTGCTATTCCAGGAGCAGGAGCTTGTGGTGGTATGTATACTGCAAACACAATGGCTTCGGCTATAGAATGTATGGGGTTTGCATTACCTTATAACTCTTCTATTCCAGCAGAGAATCCAAATAAATTATCTGAAAGTGAAAGAACGGCAATCGCTATCAAAAACCTTTTAGAATTAGATTTAAAGCCTTTAGATATTATTACTAAAAAATCTATTGAGAATGCTATAGCTCTTGTAAATGCTTTAGGTGGTTCTACCAATGCGGTATTACACTTTTTAGCTATTGCACATGCTGCGGATATCGAATTTACTTTAGAAGATTTTCAACGTGTTAGTGATAGAACACCTTTAATAGCAGATTTAAAACCATCTGGAAAATATTTAATGGAAGATGTTCATGGTGTAGGAGGAACTCCAGCAGTAATGAAATACTTATTAGATAATGGTTATTTACATGGTGATTGTTTAACAGTAACAGGAAAAACATTAGCTGAAAATTTAGCAGATGTTGAACCGCTTACTTTTGAAGATGACCAAGACGTTATATTTCCTAAGGATAAAGCATTAAAATCTTCAGGGAATTTGCAAATTCTTTACGGAAACTTGGCAATAGAAGGTGCTGTAGCAAAAATATCAGGAAACGAAGGTTTGTTATTTGAAGGTAAAGCTGTGGTTTACGATGGAGAACAAGCTGCAAACACTGGAATTTCAAACGGGGAAGTAGAAAGAGGTGATGTAGTCGTCATTAGATATGTTGGTCCTAAGGGAGGTCCTGGAATGCCAGAAATGTTAAAACCAACATCGTTAATTATGGGAGCAGGTTTAGGAAAATCTGTAGCATTAATTACTGATGGTCGTTTTTCTGGAGGAACACATGGTTTTGTTGTGGGCCACATTACACCAGAAGCTCAAGAAGGTGGAGCAATTGGATTATTAAAAACCGGTGATAATATTAGAATTAGCGCCGAAGATAATTCAATCAACGTTTTACTTTCTGATGAAGAATTAGCTGAAAGAAAATCACAATGGATTCAGCCAGCTTTAAAACATACAAAAGGAATATTATATAAATATGCAAAATCTGTAGCATCGGCGTCTAAAGGCTGTGTGACAGATTTATAGTAAGTAACGATTACAAGAGCAAGAAGAAAATATATAGAGATGAAAGACACTCAAACCATAAAAAAACAAGCAAATAATACGCAAGCAACTGTGCGTATTTCTGGTAGCGAAGCAATTATCCATTGTTTATTAGCAGAAGGCGTAGACATTCTTTACGGCTACCCAGGTGGTGCGATAATGCCCGTTTATGACGAATTATACAAATTTAGAGATAAAATTCATCATGTTTTAACACGCCATGAGCAAGGTGCAGCGCATGCAGCTCAAGGTTATGCTCGTATTTCCGGAAAAGTAGGTGTAGCTATGGCTACTTCTGGTCCTGGAGCTACCAATTTAATTACGGGTATTGCCGATGCTCAAATAGATTCTACACCGTTAGTATGTATTACTGGTCAGGTCGCATCTCATTTATTAGGTAGTGATGCATTCCAGGAAACTGATATTGTGGGAATATCTACTCCAGTTACTAAATGGAATTGCCAAGTAACAAAAGCATCTCAAATTCCAGAAGCTATTGCGAAAGCATTTTATATCGCTAAAAGTGGCCGTCCGGGTCCTGTTTTAGTAGATATTACAAAAGATGCTCAGTTAGAAGAATTCGATTTTAAATACGAAAAATGTACAGGTGTAAGAAGTTATAATCCTATACCAGATACAGATACAGCAGCTGTAAAAGAAGCTGCAAAATTAATTAACGCTGCAAAGAAACCAATGATCGTTTGGGGACAAGGTGTTATTTTAGGAAAAGCAGAAGAAGAGTTAAAAGCAGTAATAGAAAAAGCAGGAATTCCTTCAGCTTGGACAATTCTTGGAGCATCAGCAGTACCAACATCTCATCCTTTAAATGTAGGTATGGTTGGTATGCACGGTAATTACGCACCAAATGTTTTAACCAATCAATGTGATGTTTTAATTGCTATTGGTATGCGTTTTGACGATCGTGTAACGGGTAGTTTAAATACTTATGCTAAGCAGGCTAAAGTGATTCATTTTGAAATTGATCCAGCAGAGATTGATAAAAATGTGAAAACAGAAGTTGCCGTTTTAGGAAACTCTAAAGATAGCTTATCACAATTATTACCATTATTAGATGCAAAGTCTCACGATGCATGGTTACAAGAATTTAAAGACTTGTACGCTATTGAGTTTGATAAAGTAATTAGAGAAGATTTAACCCCAACCAAAGAAGGTATTACTATGGGAGAGGTTATTAATCAAATAAATAAGGAAACAAAAGGTAATGCCGCTATAGTTTCCGATGTTGGCCAACATCAAATGATTGCTTGTCGTTATGCCGATTTTAATATTTCAAAAAGTAATATTACTTCAGGTGGTTTAGGTACAATGGGCTTTGCGCTTCCCGCAGCTATTGGTGCTAAAATGGCAGCTCCAGACCGTGAAGTTGTAGCTATTATCGGTGATGGTGGTTTTCAAATGAATATACAAGAATTAGGAACTGTTTTTCAGCAGAAAACACCTGTAAAAATTGTAGTTTTAAATAACGAGTTTTTAGGAATGGTGCGCCAATGGCAACAATTATTTTTCGATAAACGTTATGCATCTACAGAAATGACAAATCCTAACTTTGTGGCCATAGCAGAAGGCTATTACATTAAAGCTAGAAAAGTTGTAAAACGAGAAGAGTTGGCAGATGCTGTTAAGGAAATGATTGAATCTAAAGAATCGTATTTCTTAGAAGTATGTGTGGAAAAAGAAGGAAATGTTTTCCCGATGATTCCTACTGGAGCTTCCGTATCAGAAGTAAGATTGTGCTAATAAATTAAGATCTAAAATAAAATGAATCAAGATATACAATCATTTACGATTTCAATTTATACCGAAAATAATATCGGATTATTAAATCGTATTTCAGCTATTTTTCAGCGTAGACACATAAATATAGAAAGTTTAACAACATCACAATCAGAAATTGATGGTGTAAATCGCTTTGTTATTGTCGTTAATATGTGCGAAGAGCAAGCTATAAAAATTGTTAAACAAATAGAAAAACAAGTAGAAACTATTCGTGCATTTTATCATACTGAAGAGGATACTATTTTTACAGAGTCGAGTATGTTTAAAATAAAATCTGAATTATTGTTTAATGAACCTCAAATTCAG
The window above is part of the Algibacter sp. L3A6 genome. Proteins encoded here:
- a CDS encoding protein-disulfide reductase DsbD domain-containing protein, whose protein sequence is MKSIFIIIAVLALNITKAQILEPVKWETSVNRVSDTEFDLIATATIDSGWHLYSQTVPEDGPIATSFSFDGNGKFLKKGNTKEDEGHVVDDPIFSIKIKYFDDKATFKQRIKVKTKKSFTVEGVVNFMVCNDSRCLSPTEEDLLFTVE
- the metK gene encoding methionine adenosyltransferase produces the protein MAYLFTSESVSEGHPDKVADQISDALIDNFLAFDTESKVACETLVTTGQVVLAGEVKSTTYLDVQKIARDTINKIGYTKGEYMFDGNSCGVLSAIHEQSDDISQGVDRGTKEEQGAGDQGMMFGYASNETENFMPLALDLSHRILKVLAELRRENKDITYLRPDSKSQVTIEYSDDNVPQRIDAIVVSTQHDDFDADDVMLAKIRKDIVEILIPRVVADLPEAIQNLFNNDIKYHINPTGKFVIGGPHGDTGLTGRKIIVDTYGGKGAHGGGAFSGKDPSKVDRSAAYATRHIAKNLVAAGVASEVLVQVSYAIGVVEPMGIFIDTYGTCTFNMTDGEIAQKVTELFDMRPFAIEERLKLRAPIYSETAAYGHMGRKNETVTKSFSQPNGESITLDVELFTWEKLDYVDKVKAAFGL
- the ilvD gene encoding dihydroxy-acid dehydratase — its product is MKELNKHSKRLTQDESQPASQAMLYAVGLTDEDMKKAQVGIASTGYDGNPCNMHLNNLAAEVKIECKIADLVGLGFNTIGVSDGISMGTSGMNYSLASRDIIADSIETVMNAQSYDALISVVGCDKNMPGAVIAMLRLNRPSIMMYGGTIASGKYKGRKLNIVSAFEALGQKVAGEIGEEEYREIIKSAIPGAGACGGMYTANTMASAIECMGFALPYNSSIPAENPNKLSESERTAIAIKNLLELDLKPLDIITKKSIENAIALVNALGGSTNAVLHFLAIAHAADIEFTLEDFQRVSDRTPLIADLKPSGKYLMEDVHGVGGTPAVMKYLLDNGYLHGDCLTVTGKTLAENLADVEPLTFEDDQDVIFPKDKALKSSGNLQILYGNLAIEGAVAKISGNEGLLFEGKAVVYDGEQAANTGISNGEVERGDVVVIRYVGPKGGPGMPEMLKPTSLIMGAGLGKSVALITDGRFSGGTHGFVVGHITPEAQEGGAIGLLKTGDNIRISAEDNSINVLLSDEELAERKSQWIQPALKHTKGILYKYAKSVASASKGCVTDL
- the ilvB gene encoding biosynthetic-type acetolactate synthase large subunit; protein product: MKDTQTIKKQANNTQATVRISGSEAIIHCLLAEGVDILYGYPGGAIMPVYDELYKFRDKIHHVLTRHEQGAAHAAQGYARISGKVGVAMATSGPGATNLITGIADAQIDSTPLVCITGQVASHLLGSDAFQETDIVGISTPVTKWNCQVTKASQIPEAIAKAFYIAKSGRPGPVLVDITKDAQLEEFDFKYEKCTGVRSYNPIPDTDTAAVKEAAKLINAAKKPMIVWGQGVILGKAEEELKAVIEKAGIPSAWTILGASAVPTSHPLNVGMVGMHGNYAPNVLTNQCDVLIAIGMRFDDRVTGSLNTYAKQAKVIHFEIDPAEIDKNVKTEVAVLGNSKDSLSQLLPLLDAKSHDAWLQEFKDLYAIEFDKVIREDLTPTKEGITMGEVINQINKETKGNAAIVSDVGQHQMIACRYADFNISKSNITSGGLGTMGFALPAAIGAKMAAPDREVVAIIGDGGFQMNIQELGTVFQQKTPVKIVVLNNEFLGMVRQWQQLFFDKRYASTEMTNPNFVAIAEGYYIKARKVVKREELADAVKEMIESKESYFLEVCVEKEGNVFPMIPTGASVSEVRLC
- the ilvN gene encoding acetolactate synthase small subunit: MNQDIQSFTISIYTENNIGLLNRISAIFQRRHINIESLTTSQSEIDGVNRFVIVVNMCEEQAIKIVKQIEKQVETIRAFYHTEEDTIFTESSMFKIKSELLFNEPQIQNIIKESYARIVTVNKDFFVLEKSGRRVEIENLRKELSVYGIMQFVRSGRIAVTKEEMKVTEVLKAFNNKY